Within the Nocardioides aurantiacus genome, the region ACTCGACCCGGTCGAGGCCGCGCTCGAAGCGCTGGAAGTCGGGGTAGTAGGGGTAGGCGTGGAAGCTCGCGAAGGTGCCGCCCGGCCACGCCCGCGTCGGCAGCACGTGCATCGCGTCGACGCCGACGAGGTCCTCGGCGGGCAGCGGCTCGGTCGGGTGGGTCAGCGGGTCGGTGGTGGGCCAGTTGGCGAAGGCCACGGGCACCGAGGTGCCGTGCGCGGCCTCCGCGGTGGCGAGGACGTCCAGGTGACGCGCGATCCAGCGCTCGGTGGCGGTCGCGTCGCGGGTGGCGGCGAAGTAGCGCCCCGGCTCGTACGCCGCCCCCGCCTCCCGGCGGTCGGTGCGGCGGGTGCCCTCGGGGTCCCACTCGACGCCGACGATCCAGGACACCACCCAGCGCGAGACGTCCGTGCGCCAGGTGCCGCCGGCGTGGCCGGGCTGCTCGGGCCGGGTCAGGTCGCCGTGCACGGCCGCCGAGGTCTCGCGCAGCTCCTCGGTGAAGGCGCGGTCCACCGAGGGGGTGTAGAGGGTCCGCCCGGCCTCGGTGTAGCTCTCGTCGGGCAGGTAGACGCCCTGCACCAGGTAGAGCGGGGCCGTCGGGTGCGCCCGGTTGAAGCGGTCCAGCTCGTCGTAGAAGGCGGGCGGGTGCGCGGCGTACACCCGCACCACCCGGATGCCGAGGTCGTGCATCTGGGAGAACCAGGTGCGGTACGTCGCCGCGTCGAGGTGGTCGATCTCGCCGGGCTGGTGACCCGGCGTGGTGCTGCCGAGGTTGATGCCGGGCAGGAAGGTCTTCGCGCCCGACGCGGTGTGCAGGGCCAGGCCGCCGGGTCCGGAGGTGGCGAGCACGTCGAGGTCACCGACGGTGCGCGGCGCGGGTGACCAGTCGCTCCCGGAGGCGGTCGCGGCCGCGGCTGCGGGGTCGGGGGAGTCGCTGCCGGTGCACCCGGCGGCGGCGAGCAGGGTCACCAGCGTGAGCAGGACCCCGAGCGAGCGTCGTACCACCCCGTGAGGTTACGAGGCGTTCGCACCTTCTGTCCGGGTTCTGGAGGGGGTGAGGGTGGGGGTCGTCTAGACCGGTTCGACCCGACACGTATTTGTTGTCCGCACCTACTAGACCCTGAATGTGACGGCCGTTACGTTGTGCCGACCAACATTTAGATCTCCGGCCAGGCGGGCGACGACCCCTCGGACCAACGCGGGCGGACGCCGGAGACACCCCCTGACTCGACGAAGAGGAGGCGGTCTGCGTGAAGCGGATGCCTGGAGTACTTGCGGTGGGAGCCCTCGGGCTGACCCTGACCCTGAGCGCCTGTGGCAGCAGCGGCGACAGTGGCGGCGGTGACGGCGGCAGCGCGGCCGCGGATGCCAAGATCGGCGTGATCCTGCCCGACACCGAGTCCTCGGTGCGGTGGGAGAGCGCGGACCGTCCGGCGCTCGAGGCGGCCTTCAAGAAGGCCGGCGTCGACTACGAGATCCAGAACGCGCAGGGCGACTCCAGCCAGATGGCCAAGATCGCCGACTCGATGATCACCAGCGGCGTCACCGTCCTGGCCATCGTCAACCTCGACAACGCCTCCGGTGCGGCCATCGAGGAGAAGGCCAAGAACCAGGGCATCGCCACCATCGACTACGACCGCCTCACCCTCGGCGGCTCGGCGTCCTACTACGTCTCCTACGACAACGAGAAGGTCGGCGAGCTGCAGGGCCAGGGCCTCGAGGACTGCCTCGGTGCCGACACCAAGGCCAACATCGCCTACCTCAACGGCTCGCCCGACGACTCCAACGCGACCTCGTTCTCCAAGGGCGCGCACAAGGTCCTCGACGCCAACAGCAACTACGAGGTCGTCGCCGAGCAGGCCGTGCCGGGCTGGGACAACACCCAGGCCACGAAGATCTTCGAGCAGATGTACACCGAGAACGACGGCAAGATCGACGGCGTCCTCGCCGCCAACGACGGCCTCGGCGGCTCGGCGATCTCGATCCTGCAGAAGAACGGTGTCGCCGGGAAGGTGCCGGTCACCGGTCAGGACGCGACCGTGCAGGGCCTGCAGGACATCCTCGCCGGCACGCAGTGCATGACGGTCTACAAGTCCGCCACGCAGGAGGCCGGCGCGCTGGCCGACCTGGCCATCGGCCTGGCCCAGGGCGAGAAGCCCAAGGCCGACGGCTCGGTCAAGGACACCGAGGGCAACCGCGACGTCCCCGCCGTGCTGCTCGACCCGGTCTCGGTGACCAAGGAGAACGTCAAGGCGGTCATCGACGACGGTGGCGCTACCGCCGCCGACGTCTGCAAGGGCTTCGAGAAGGAGTGCGAGGAGGCCGGGATCTCCTGATCCTGGTCGCCCCTGCGCGATGCGGGCCCGGTCTCCTCCGGGGACCGGGCCCGCCCCCTGCTCCGTCGTACGACGCAGCACCCGCACCACCCCGGCCGCACCACCCGTGACCCAGCGCCTTGGAGACCTGATGACCGAACCCCTGCTCGAGCTGCGTGGAGTGAACAAGAGCTTCGGACCCGTGCAGGTCCTCCACGACGTGGACTTCAAGGTCTACCCCGGCCAGGTCACCGCGCTCGTCGGCGACAACGGCGCCGGCAAGTCGACGCTGGTCAAGACCATCGCCGGCATCTACCGCGCCGACAACGGCGAGTTCCGCTTCGACGGGCAGCCGGTCAGCATCACCAGCCCCAAGGACGCCTCGGCGCTGGGCATCGAGGTCGTCTACCAGGACCTCGCGCTGTGCGACAACCTCGACATCGTCCAGAACATGTTCCTCGGCCGCGAGGCCAAGAACGGCGTCATGCTCGACGAGCTCGGCATGGAGGAGCGCGCCCGCAGCACCCTCGCCTCGCTCTCGGTGCGCACCGTGAAGTCGGTGCGCCAGAGCGTCGCCTCGCTCTCCGGCGGCCAGCGCCAGACCGTGGCCATCGCCAAGGCGGTGCTGTGGAACTCCAAGGTGGTGCTGCTCGACGAGCCCACCGCCGCCCTCGGCGTGGCCCAGACCCGCCAGGTCCTCGACCTCGTGCGGCGGCTCGCCGACGCCGGCCTCGGGGTCGTGCTGATCTCCCACAACATGGTCGACGTCCTCGAGGTGTCGGACCGCATCACCGCGCTCTACCTCGGTCGCGTGGCCGCCGACATCCCGGCCGCCGAGACCAACCACAGCCAGATCGTCGAGCTGATCACCGCCGGTCGGTCGGGCGACATCGGAATCCCTGCCGCGACCGCGGCCGAGTCGGCCTGAGGAGCCTCCCGTGACCACACGCACCGACCAGACCACCCCCGCCTCCGGCGGGGAACCCGGCCCCTCGTTCGCCGCGGTCGACTTCGCCAACGACAAGGCCAGCGCCTCGCTGGGCGAGTCGTTCCGCGACTACAAGGACCGCCTCCGCGGCGGCGACATGGGAGCCCTCCCGGCCGTCCTCGGCCTCGTGGTGCTCTTCGCCGTCTTCTCCGCGCTGCGCCCCGACTCCTTCACCAGCGCCCTCAACATCGCCAACCTGTTCACCCAGGCCTCGGCCATCTCGGTCCTCGCCATGGGCCTGATCCCGGTGCTGCTGCTCGGTGAGATCGACCTGTCGGCCGGTGTCACCGGCGGCATGTCGGCCGGCTTCACCGCCGTCGCGATCGAGCGCCAGGACCTGCCGTGGCCGGTCGCGGTGGTGATCGGCCTGGCCGTCGGCGCCCTCGTGGGCCTCGCCATCGGCCTGCTGGTGGCCAAGCTCGGCATTCCGTCCTTCGTCGTCACGCTGGCCTTCTTCCTGGGCCTGCAGGGCGTCATCCTCAAGCTCATCGGCCTCGGCGGCTCGGTGCCGGTGCGCGACGAGGTGCTGCGCGCCATCACCATCAAGTCGATGCCGGTGGTGCTCGGCTGGATCCTGGTCGTGGCCCTGCTCGCCCTCTACGGCGGGCTGCTCTTCCTGCGGCAGCGCCGCCTGGCCCAGAAGAACCTGCAGCGGCCCCCGACCTCGCTCGTCGCGGTGAAGTTCGGCGGCCTCGTCCTGGTCATCGCCGTGGTCGCGATCATCCTGTCGGGCAACCGCAGCCGCGTGCCCACCTTCGTCATCGCCGGCATCCCCTACGCCGTGTTCCTCGTCGGCGCGCTGCTGATCTTCTGGACCTTCGTCTTCAGCCGCACCGGCTACGGCCGCCACATGTACGCCGTCGGCGGCAACACCGAGGCCGCCCGCCGGGCCGGCATCGACGTCGACCGGCTGCGCATCTCCGCCTTCGTGATCTGCTCCACGATGGCGGCGGTCAGCGGCATCATCACCGCGTCGTACGACGGCAAGGTCTCGCCCGGCTCGGGCGGCGGCAACGTGCTGCTCTACGCCGTCGGCGCGGCCGTCATCGGCGGCACCAGCCTCTTCGGCGGCAAGGGCCGGATCCGTGACGCCGTCATCGGTGGTCTGGTGATCGCCACCATCGACAACGGGCTCGGCCTGCTCAACCAGGCGGCGTACATCAACTACATCATCACCGGCACCGTGCTGCTGCTCGCCGCCTCCGTCGACGCGATCTCGCGCCGCCGCCGCTCGGCCACCGGGACGTAGGGGCCGTGTCCGCGTCCAGACGACGCGGGACCGGCACCAACCAGGAGGCCGTACGACGCCACAACCTGGCCACCCTCCTGGGCCACGTGCACCACTCCGGTGGGGTCTCGCGCGCCCAGCTGACCGAGCGGATGGGGCTCAACCGGTCGACGATCGGCGACCTCGTCCGGGAGCTCGACGAGCTCGCGGTGGTGCACCAGTCGACCCCCGAGGTGGGCACCACCCGCGTCGGGGCCGGCCGGCCCTCGCTCGACGTCAACCCCGACCCCGACTCGGTGCACGTGCTCGCCGCCGAGCTCGGCGTCGACACCCTCGACGTGGCCCGGGTGGGCCTCGGCGGCGCGGTGCTCGACCGGATCTCGCGCCCCACCCCGGCCTCGCCCGACCCCGACGTGGTGGTCGACCTCGTCGTCGACATGCTGCGCGAGCTGCTGGCCTCGGCCTCCCCGGGGTCGCGGCTGGTCGGCATCGGTGTCGCGGTCCCCGGCGTGGTCAACGACGCGACGGGGCTGGTCCGGTTCGCGCCCAACCTCGGCTGGAGCGACGTCTCGCTGACGCCGATGCTGGCCAGCCGGATCGGGCTCAAGGTGCCCGTGCGGCTCGGCAACGACGCCGAGCTGGGCGCCCTGGCCGAGCACATCCGCGGCGCCGGCCGCCACCTGTCCCACCTCGTCTACATCTCCTGCGACGTCGGCGTCGGCGGCGGCGTGATCATCGAGGGGCTCCCGATGCGCGGCGCGAGCGGGTACGCCGGCGAGGTCGGCCACCAGCGCTTCGACAACGGCTCGGCCCGCTGCCGCTGCGGCAACACCGGCTGCTGGGAGACCGAGATCGGCTCCCACGCGGTCGCCGAGGCGGTCGGCTGCCCGCCGGACCGGATGGACCAGCTCGAGCAGTACCTCCGCCCCGGCCAGCCCGTGCCCCCCGCCCTGCGGCGCCTCGCGCACTCGCTCGGCGTCGGGCTCGGGGGCCTGGTCAACGTCTTCAACCCCGAGGTCGTGATCCTCGGCGGCGTGCTCCGGTGGGTCTACCCGCTGGTGCGCGACGACGTCCTCGACGCGTTCGAGGCGTGGGCGCTGGACGCCCCGGCCCGCGAGGCCAGCATCGTGCTCCCCTGGCTGGCCGGCGACTCCGTCATCGTCGGCGCGGCCGAGCTCGCCTTCACCGACCTCCTGGCCGACCCCGTCGGCTCGCTCGCGCGGGCCGAGGGAGCGCTCACGGCGGTGCTCGGGTCCTAGACGCACCGCTTCGACGATCAGTTCGTCGGGTCCGGTCGTCGGCTCAGGTGTGGGGCGGCAGGGCGAGCAGCGAACTGATCGTCCGTCGGGTGCGGTGAGCTCGGGGCGGCGTACGCACGTGTCAGGTGTTGTGGGGACATGTCAGCCGTCGTGACGGCTGACGAGTCCCCAATTACCCGGACGTCCGGGTAATCAGCAAGGCCCGCTCACCCCGCCCGGGGGAGCGACCGCCGCCCGGCGTACGTCGCGTCGAGGGCGTCGAGGGCGGCGCCGACGGAGGCCGCGTGGAGGCCGAGGCTGCTGGGGGCGACGCGGGTGCCGGGGCCGGTGAAGCCGGCGTCGAGCGCCTGCTCGAGAGCGGGCACCAGGACGTCGGCCAGCGGCACGAAGGCGCCGCCGAGGACGACGACGGCGGGGTCGAGGCCGAGCGCGAGGCCGGTGACGCCGCGGACCATCGCGGCCACGACGGGCTGCAGCAGGGTGGCGGCGTCGGGCAGGGCGGCGACGCGGGCGGCGTACGCCACGGGGTCCTCGTCGGAGGCGACCTCGAGGCCGGTGGCGGCGACCAGGCCGCGCTGGCCCGCGAGCGCCTCCCAGCAACCGGTGCGGCCGCAGGCGCAGGGCTGGTCGGTGCCGACGCGGAGGTGGCCGACCTCGCCGGCCAGGCCGCGGCTGCCGCGCAGCACCTCGCCGCCGGCGATGACTCCGGCGCCGAGGCCGACGGTGCCGGTGAGGTAGACGAGGTCGGTCTCGCCGACGGCCACGCCCTGGAGGCTCTCGGCCCGCGCGGCGCAGTTGGCGTCGTTGTCGACCGCGACGGCGAGGCCGGGGCAGGCCAGGCCGGAGGAGAGGCGGTCGGCCAGGGGCTCGGCGTGCCAGCCCAGGTTGGGGGCGTCGACGACCTGGCCGAGCGAGCGGTCGATGAGGCCGGGCACGGCCACGGTGAGGCCCAGCGCGCTCGCGCCGGTGGCGTGCAGCCGGTCGAGGTGCTCGCGCGCGAGCCGGAGCACCTGCTCGGTGCCCGGCGGCTCGGCGCCCCAGGTGGTGCGCTCGAACCACAGCTCGGCGCCGGTCAGGTCGAGGACGGTGACGGCGACGTAGTCGACGTTGACCTCGATGCCGACGCCCGCGTGCCGCCGGCCGTCGAGCCGCACCAGGGTGCCGGGCCGACCGCGGCCGGGCTCGTCGCGGGCGGCCGGCGCCTCGAGGATGACGCCGAGGTCCTCGAGGTCGCCGACGATGGCCCCGACGGTGGCCTTGGCCAGGCCCGAGAGCCGGGCCAGGTCGGCCCGGCTCCGGGCCGAGCCGTCACGGAGCAGCCGCAGCAGCACGGCGGTGTTGCGGCGGCGTACCTCGTCGGTGGCGGCCGGTCCCCGGGTGCGGGGACCGGCCGGCCGCGGGTCGAGGGGCACGGTCAGCGGATGCCGTAGAGGTGCTCCAGCGCGAGCTGGTCGAGCCGCTCGAAGGCCATGCCGCGCGCGCCGATGGCCTCCACGTCGGGCGCCGGGGCGTCGACGATGCTCTGCCAGGTCTCGCCCTCGGCCAGCGTGGGCACGGCGAGCTCGGGCAGGTGGGAGGCCTCGAGCGCGGCCTGGACCTCGGGGTCGGCGCGGAACGCCTGGGCCTTCTCGCGCAGGATCAGGTAGTTGCGCATGCAGCCCGCGGCCGAGACCCACACGCCCTCGTCGTCCTCGGTGCGGGGGGTCTTGAAGTCGAAGTGGACCGGGCCGTCGTAGCCGCCGGCGAGCAGGGTGTCGACGATCCAGAAGGCGCCGCGGACGTTGCCGGCGCCGAAGCGGAGGTCCTGGTCGTACTTCGGGCCGTTCTGGCCATTGAGGTCGATGTGGAAGAGCTTGCCCTGCCACATCGCCTGGGCGTAGCCGGCGGCGGCGTTCATGCCGGCCATCTCCTCGTGCCCGATCTCGGGGTTCACCCCGACCAGCTCGGGGCGCTCGAGGCGCTCGATGAAGGCCAGCGCGTGGCCGACGGTCGGCAGCAGGATGTCGCCGCGGGGCTCGTTGGGCTTGGGCTCGATGGCGAACTTGAGGTCGTAGCCCTTCTCGGTGACGTAGTCACCCAGCAGGTCAAAGGCCTCCTTGTAGCGGTCGAGCGCGACCATGACGTCCTTGGAGGCCTGCGACTCCGCGCCTTCCCGGCCGCCCCAGGCGACGTAGACCTTGGCGCCGAGCTCGGCGGCCAGGTCGATGTTGCGCATCGTCTTCTGCAGCGCGAACCGGCGTACGTCGCGCAGGTTGGAGGTGAAGGCGCCGTCCTTGAAGACCGGGTGGCCGAAGAGGTTGGTGGTCGCGGTCGTGACGACCATGCCGGTGTCGGCCAGCGACTTCTTGAAGCCGTCGAGGATCTTCTCGCGCTCGGAGTCCGAGGACGCGAAAGGCACCACGTCGTCGTCGTGGAAGTTGACGCCGTAGGCACCGATCTCGGCCAGCTTCTCGACCGCGCGCACGGGGTCCATGGCGGGGCGGGTGGGCTCGCCGAACGGGTCGCGGCCGGGGTACTGCACGGTCCAGAGCCCGAAGGAGAACTTGTCCTCGGGGCGCGGGGTGAGGTCGGTCATGGTGGTGCCTCTCTGGTGGGGCTGGCGGAGGGGTGGGGCTGGCGGGGTGGGGCGTCAGGAGGGGGTGGACCAGCCGGCGGTGCGCTCGCGCAGCCCGGCGTACGCCGCCCGCAGCTCACCCGCGTCGGGCCCGGCCTCGGGGGCGTCGAGCTCGGTGGCCGGCACCGGCCAGTCGGGCGGGGCCTCGCTGCCGAGCAGGGTCCAGGCGGCCTGACGGGCGGCGCCGAGGGCGACGTACTCCCCGGGATGGGGCAGGGCGACGGGCACGCCGAGCACGGCGGGCGCCAGGGCGCGCACGGCCGGGTTGCGGGCGGCGCCGCCGATCAGCAGGGCGCGGGTGGGGGAGGCGTCGGACATGGCGTCCATGGCGGCCAGCGCGTCGGCGAGGCTGAGCAGCAGGCCCTCGACGTGGGCGCGGGCGAGGTCCTCGCGGGTGGTGGCGCTGGTGAGGCCGTGCAGCGTGCCGGCGGCGTCGGGGCGGGCGGGCGTGCGCTCGCCGTCGAGGTAGGGCAGCAGGGTCAGGCCGTGCGCCCCGGGCACCGAGGCGAGGGCGAGCTCGGCGAGGCCGTCGTGGTCGACGCCGAGCAGGCGGGCGCCGAGGTCGAGGATGCGGGCGGCGTTGACGGTGCAGGCCAGGGGCAGGAACCGGCCGGTGGCGTCGGCGAACCCGGCGACCATCCCGGTGCCGTCGGCCGACGGGCCCGTGGCGACCATCGAGACCACGCCCGAGGTGCCGATCGAGACGCCCGCGTCGCCCGGCCCCAGGCCCAGGCCGAGGGCGGCGGCCATGTTGTCGCCGGTGCCGGGGGCGATCACGGTCCGGCCGTGGTGGCCGACGACCTCGGCGGGCTCGGCGACCCGCGGCAGCACGAGCGGGCGACCGGCGGCGCGCTCCAGCAGGTCGGGCATCCAGTCGTCGGTGTGCGGCGAGAAGTAGCCCGTGCCCGACGCGTCGCCGCGGTCGGTGGTGGCCTCCTCGGGCCGCCCGGCGAGGTGCCAGGTGAGGTAGTCGTGGGGGAGCAGCACCCGGTGGGCACGTCCCAGCGCGTCGGCGGCGTGGTCGCGCATCCAGCGCAGCTTGGTGACCGTGATCGAGGCGTTGAGCACCGAGCCGGTCAGGTCGGCGCTGGCCTGCGGCCCGCCGAGCTCCTCGACCAGGTCGGCGGCGGCACCGGCGCTGCGCATGTCGTTCCACAGCAGCGCGTCGTGCACGGGCTCGCCGGCCGCGTCGAGCACGACCGACCCGTGCTGCTGGCCTCCCACGGCGACCGCGTCGGCCCGGTCGAGCAGCGGCCCGGCCGCCTCCTCGAACGCCTCGAGCCAGCGCCGCGGGTCCACGGCCGTGCCGTCGGGGTGACGCGCCGTGCGCTGCTCGACCACGGCACCGCTGTCGGCGTCGACGAGCAGGGCCTTGGTGGACTGGGTGGAGGAGTCGACACCGAGGACCAGAGGCATGCCGCTAATTTATACGACTCCTGAACTAAGTCAAGGGTCGTGGGTCAGGACGGGACTGTCCCGGCAGCGCGAGACCCTCAGGCGTACGTCGTGCCGCGCTGACGCACCGGGCGGCCGATGCCGGAGCCGATCTCCTCGAGCTCGGCGACGGTCTTGGCCGACCCGTGCTCGGAGCCGGCCATCCGCGAGATCGTCTCCTCCATCAGGGTGCCGCCGAGGTCGTTGGCGCCGGCGCGGAGCATCGCGCGGGTGCCCTCGACGCCGAGCTTGACCCAGCTGGTCTGGATGTTCTCGATGCGGCCGTGGAGCAGGATCCGGGCCATCGCGTGGACGGCGAGGTTGTCGCGCAGCGTCGGGCCGGGGCGCGCGACGCCGGCGAGGTAGATCGGGGCGCTGGTGTGCACGAACGGCAGCGGCACGAACTCGGTGAACCCGGTCGTCCCCGCGGCCAGCGACTCGTCCTGGATGCGGGAGAGGACCCGCAGGTGGTTGACCCAGTGGCGGGGGTTGTCGACGTGGCCGTACATCATCGTGCTGGTCGTCGGGATGCCCACGCGGTGCGCGGTGCTGATCACCTCGACCCAGGTGCGGGTCGGCAGCTTGCCCTTGGTGAGCACCCACCGCACGTCGTCGTCGAGGATCTCCGCGGCGGTGCCGGGGATCGTGTCGAGGCCCGACTCGCGCGCCTTGATCAGGAAGTCCTCGAACGACAGGCCCGTGCGCGAGGACCCGTTGACGATCTCCATGGGGGAGAAGGCGTGGACGTGCATCTGCGGCACGCGCTTCTTCACCGCGGCCGCGAGGTCGAAGTACGCCGTGCCGGGCAGCTCGGGGTCGATCCCGCCCTGCATGCAGACCTCGGTGGCGCCGAGCCCCCACGCCTCCTCGGCGCGGTCGGCGACCTGGTCCAGCGACAGCGAGTAGGCGTCGGCGTCGGTGCGTCGCTGGGCGAACGCGCAGAACCGGCAGCCGACGTAGCAGACGTTGGTGAAGTTGATGTTGCGGTTGACGACGTAGGTCACGTCGTCGCCGACCGTCTCGCGGCGCAGGTCGTCGGCCAGCCGACAGACCTGGTCGAGCAGGTCCCCCTCGGCGGTCATCAGGGTCAGCGCGTGGTCGTCGGAGAGGTTGCCGGGGTCGGCCTCGGCGGCGCGGAGGGCGTCGGCGCCCGGCGTACGTCCGGATAGTCCGAGACGTTTGGCACCCTCAGCGGCGTGAAAAAGGTGCCGATCGTCTCGGACTACCCCGGCGGCGACCTGCTCCCGGAGCTCGTCCCAGTCGCCGTACACCTCGTCGAAGTCCGAGCGGCGGTCGTCGGTGCGGCCCTCGGTGTCGACGGCCGCGTGGAGGTCGGTGCGGCCGACGCTGGCGAAGCCGCCGTCGGGCTCCTGCCACGGCAGCCCGGTGGGGCGTACGCCGTCGCGCAGCAGGCCGTCGTCGTCGGCCAGCGCCGCCACGTGGGCCGAGACGCGGGGGTCGATCCAGGGCTCCCCGGCCACGACGTACTCCGGGTGGACCGTCAGCCGCGCACGCAGCGACAGCCCCGCCTCCGCGGTGACCTCGCGGAGTCGGTCGAGCGAGGGCCAGGGACGCTCGGGGTTGACGTGGTCCGGGGTGAGCGGGGAGACGCCGCCCCAGTCGTCGACGCCGGCGCCCA harbors:
- the xylA gene encoding xylose isomerase, with the protein product MTDLTPRPEDKFSFGLWTVQYPGRDPFGEPTRPAMDPVRAVEKLAEIGAYGVNFHDDDVVPFASSDSEREKILDGFKKSLADTGMVVTTATTNLFGHPVFKDGAFTSNLRDVRRFALQKTMRNIDLAAELGAKVYVAWGGREGAESQASKDVMVALDRYKEAFDLLGDYVTEKGYDLKFAIEPKPNEPRGDILLPTVGHALAFIERLERPELVGVNPEIGHEEMAGMNAAAGYAQAMWQGKLFHIDLNGQNGPKYDQDLRFGAGNVRGAFWIVDTLLAGGYDGPVHFDFKTPRTEDDEGVWVSAAGCMRNYLILREKAQAFRADPEVQAALEASHLPELAVPTLAEGETWQSIVDAPAPDVEAIGARGMAFERLDQLALEHLYGIR
- a CDS encoding bifunctional FO biosynthesis protein CofGH, whose protein sequence is MSADTDPQPGPTPQQLRRALARAERGAALDVAEATVLLSARGEDLQRLSAVAARVRDAGLVAAGRPGVVTYSPKVFVPVTRLCRDRCHYCTFVTTPGHLERAGEAPYLSPDEILDIARQGAGLGCAEALFTLGDRPEDRWPEARAWLDEQGYDSTLAYVRAMAVRVLEETGLLPHLNPGVMSWEEINRLKPVSPSMGMMLETTSRRLFETKGLAHFGSPDKDPEVRLRVLEDAGRLSVPFTTGILVGIGETLEERAESIFAVRRVARRSGHVQEVIVQNFRAKPDTAMRHTDDLGLQEYLAALATARVVLGPKARLQAPPNLVDLEECRALLGAGVDDWGGVSPLTPDHVNPERPWPSLDRLREVTAEAGLSLRARLTVHPEYVVAGEPWIDPRVSAHVAALADDDGLLRDGVRPTGLPWQEPDGGFASVGRTDLHAAVDTEGRTDDRRSDFDEVYGDWDELREQVAAGVVRDDRHLFHAAEGAKRLGLSGRTPGADALRAAEADPGNLSDDHALTLMTAEGDLLDQVCRLADDLRRETVGDDVTYVVNRNINFTNVCYVGCRFCAFAQRRTDADAYSLSLDQVADRAEEAWGLGATEVCMQGGIDPELPGTAYFDLAAAVKKRVPQMHVHAFSPMEIVNGSSRTGLSFEDFLIKARESGLDTIPGTAAEILDDDVRWVLTKGKLPTRTWVEVISTAHRVGIPTTSTMMYGHVDNPRHWVNHLRVLSRIQDESLAAGTTGFTEFVPLPFVHTSAPIYLAGVARPGPTLRDNLAVHAMARILLHGRIENIQTSWVKLGVEGTRAMLRAGANDLGGTLMEETISRMAGSEHGSAKTVAELEEIGSGIGRPVRQRGTTYA
- a CDS encoding ROK family protein — its product is MSASRRRGTGTNQEAVRRHNLATLLGHVHHSGGVSRAQLTERMGLNRSTIGDLVRELDELAVVHQSTPEVGTTRVGAGRPSLDVNPDPDSVHVLAAELGVDTLDVARVGLGGAVLDRISRPTPASPDPDVVVDLVVDMLRELLASASPGSRLVGIGVAVPGVVNDATGLVRFAPNLGWSDVSLTPMLASRIGLKVPVRLGNDAELGALAEHIRGAGRHLSHLVYISCDVGVGGGVIIEGLPMRGASGYAGEVGHQRFDNGSARCRCGNTGCWETEIGSHAVAEAVGCPPDRMDQLEQYLRPGQPVPPALRRLAHSLGVGLGGLVNVFNPEVVILGGVLRWVYPLVRDDVLDAFEAWALDAPAREASIVLPWLAGDSVIVGAAELAFTDLLADPVGSLARAEGALTAVLGS
- a CDS encoding sugar ABC transporter substrate-binding protein, with product MPGVLAVGALGLTLTLSACGSSGDSGGGDGGSAAADAKIGVILPDTESSVRWESADRPALEAAFKKAGVDYEIQNAQGDSSQMAKIADSMITSGVTVLAIVNLDNASGAAIEEKAKNQGIATIDYDRLTLGGSASYYVSYDNEKVGELQGQGLEDCLGADTKANIAYLNGSPDDSNATSFSKGAHKVLDANSNYEVVAEQAVPGWDNTQATKIFEQMYTENDGKIDGVLAANDGLGGSAISILQKNGVAGKVPVTGQDATVQGLQDILAGTQCMTVYKSATQEAGALADLAIGLAQGEKPKADGSVKDTEGNRDVPAVLLDPVSVTKENVKAVIDDGGATAADVCKGFEKECEEAGIS
- a CDS encoding sugar ABC transporter permease, which translates into the protein MTTRTDQTTPASGGEPGPSFAAVDFANDKASASLGESFRDYKDRLRGGDMGALPAVLGLVVLFAVFSALRPDSFTSALNIANLFTQASAISVLAMGLIPVLLLGEIDLSAGVTGGMSAGFTAVAIERQDLPWPVAVVIGLAVGALVGLAIGLLVAKLGIPSFVVTLAFFLGLQGVILKLIGLGGSVPVRDEVLRAITIKSMPVVLGWILVVALLALYGGLLFLRQRRLAQKNLQRPPTSLVAVKFGGLVLVIAVVAIILSGNRSRVPTFVIAGIPYAVFLVGALLIFWTFVFSRTGYGRHMYAVGGNTEAARRAGIDVDRLRISAFVICSTMAAVSGIITASYDGKVSPGSGGGNVLLYAVGAAVIGGTSLFGGKGRIRDAVIGGLVIATIDNGLGLLNQAAYINYIITGTVLLLAASVDAISRRRRSATGT
- a CDS encoding ROK family transcriptional regulator gives rise to the protein MPLDPRPAGPRTRGPAATDEVRRRNTAVLLRLLRDGSARSRADLARLSGLAKATVGAIVGDLEDLGVILEAPAARDEPGRGRPGTLVRLDGRRHAGVGIEVNVDYVAVTVLDLTGAELWFERTTWGAEPPGTEQVLRLAREHLDRLHATGASALGLTVAVPGLIDRSLGQVVDAPNLGWHAEPLADRLSSGLACPGLAVAVDNDANCAARAESLQGVAVGETDLVYLTGTVGLGAGVIAGGEVLRGSRGLAGEVGHLRVGTDQPCACGRTGCWEALAGQRGLVAATGLEVASDEDPVAYAARVAALPDAATLLQPVVAAMVRGVTGLALGLDPAVVVLGGAFVPLADVLVPALEQALDAGFTGPGTRVAPSSLGLHAASVGAALDALDATYAGRRSLPRAG
- a CDS encoding ATP-binding cassette domain-containing protein; amino-acid sequence: MTEPLLELRGVNKSFGPVQVLHDVDFKVYPGQVTALVGDNGAGKSTLVKTIAGIYRADNGEFRFDGQPVSITSPKDASALGIEVVYQDLALCDNLDIVQNMFLGREAKNGVMLDELGMEERARSTLASLSVRTVKSVRQSVASLSGGQRQTVAIAKAVLWNSKVVLLDEPTAALGVAQTRQVLDLVRRLADAGLGVVLISHNMVDVLEVSDRITALYLGRVAADIPAAETNHSQIVELITAGRSGDIGIPAATAAESA
- the xylB gene encoding xylulokinase translates to MPLVLGVDSSTQSTKALLVDADSGAVVEQRTARHPDGTAVDPRRWLEAFEEAAGPLLDRADAVAVGGQQHGSVVLDAAGEPVHDALLWNDMRSAGAAADLVEELGGPQASADLTGSVLNASITVTKLRWMRDHAADALGRAHRVLLPHDYLTWHLAGRPEEATTDRGDASGTGYFSPHTDDWMPDLLERAAGRPLVLPRVAEPAEVVGHHGRTVIAPGTGDNMAAALGLGLGPGDAGVSIGTSGVVSMVATGPSADGTGMVAGFADATGRFLPLACTVNAARILDLGARLLGVDHDGLAELALASVPGAHGLTLLPYLDGERTPARPDAAGTLHGLTSATTREDLARAHVEGLLLSLADALAAMDAMSDASPTRALLIGGAARNPAVRALAPAVLGVPVALPHPGEYVALGAARQAAWTLLGSEAPPDWPVPATELDAPEAGPDAGELRAAYAGLRERTAGWSTPS